The following proteins come from a genomic window of Kocuria palustris:
- a CDS encoding CPBP family intramembrane glutamic endopeptidase, with the protein MTEARAPETSHPSFGSQRADLWLQILLVLGVSLGASALWSLLDLAETLSTSSIAESSASMNAAQSGFPLFDVLRRSLGILLALVPPLLALYLLAGSAGQLRGLLHRIGLDRRAPLADLGLGTLLFAVMGLGTLALYQAGRQLGITAEIVTNAGGTSWWEVILLLASALRHSLVEEIIVVVFLADRLLRVGWTWPAVLIGSALLRGSYHLYQGVGPALGNVVMGLVFLWLYRRTGRVMPLIIAHFLLDAVGFLAGPLLF; encoded by the coding sequence ATGACCGAAGCACGTGCCCCTGAGACGTCACACCCGTCGTTCGGCTCCCAGCGCGCCGATCTGTGGCTGCAGATCCTGCTCGTGCTGGGCGTCTCGCTGGGGGCCAGCGCCCTCTGGTCGCTCCTCGACCTCGCCGAGACGCTGTCCACCAGTTCGATCGCCGAGTCGAGCGCCTCCATGAACGCCGCGCAGAGCGGCTTCCCGCTGTTCGACGTCCTGCGCCGCAGCCTCGGGATCCTCTTGGCTCTGGTCCCGCCGCTGCTGGCGCTCTATCTGCTGGCGGGCTCGGCCGGTCAGCTGCGTGGGCTGCTGCACCGGATCGGCCTGGACCGCCGGGCCCCGCTGGCGGATCTGGGCCTGGGGACGCTGCTCTTCGCCGTCATGGGACTGGGCACCCTGGCGCTGTACCAGGCGGGCCGCCAGCTCGGGATCACCGCCGAGATCGTCACCAACGCGGGCGGGACCTCCTGGTGGGAGGTCATCCTGCTGCTGGCCTCGGCGCTGCGACACTCGCTCGTGGAGGAGATCATCGTCGTCGTGTTCCTGGCCGATCGCCTGCTGCGCGTGGGATGGACGTGGCCGGCCGTGCTGATCGGCTCGGCCCTTCTGCGCGGCAGCTACCACCTGTACCAGGGCGTCGGTCCGGCGCTGGGCAACGTGGTGATGGGACTGGTGTTCCTGTGGCTCTACCGCCGCACCGGACGCGTGATGCCGCTGATCATCGCCCACTTCCTGCTGGACGCCGTCGGCTTCCTGGCCGGACCCCTGCTGTTCTGA